The following coding sequences are from one Salvia hispanica cultivar TCC Black 2014 chromosome 3, UniMelb_Shisp_WGS_1.0, whole genome shotgun sequence window:
- the LOC125211295 gene encoding abscisic acid 8'-hydroxylase CYP707A2-like, with translation MEPISSVSLFLLLAIATTIILKLRHARLPLPPGTLGWPYIGETLQLYSQNPNIFFSTKVKRYGSIFKTQVLGCNCVMMASPEAAKAVLVTNAHLFKPTFPASKERMIGKGAIFFHQGAYHATLRKLVLRAFSPDSIKLIVSHIESIAISSLQSWESRPLITTFHEMKTYAFDVALLSIFGKDEVSCGEELKRCYYTLERGYNSLPINVPGTLFHAAMRARKKLAAILAEVISLRRGRESEDSNLLASFMSDAEGLSDEQIADNVIGVIFAARDTTASVLTWILKFLAQNPTVLHAVTEEQEAIMRSGEGKGLSWDDTRRMAVTTRVIQETMRVASILSFTFREAIQDVEFQGYRIPKGWKVLPLFRNIHHSPENFTDPDKFDPSRFEVAPKPNTFFPFGSGVHSCPGNELAKLEILVLVHHLTTKYRWCMMGPQDGIQYGPFALPQNGLPIKISLKE, from the exons ATGGAGCCAATTAGTAGCGTATCCCTCTTTCTCCTCCTTGCAATTGCAACCACAATCATCCTCAAACTCCGCCATGCACGCCTCCCCCTCCCGCCGGGCACCTTGGGCTGGCCCTACATCGGCGAAACCCTCCAACTCTACTCCCAAAATCCCAACATTTTCTTCTCCACAAAAGTCAAGAGGTACGGATCCATTTTCAAAACGCAGGTGCTGGGCTGCAACTGCGTCATGATGGCCAGCCCGGAGGCAGCCAAGGCCGTCCTCGTTACCAACGCCCATCTCTTCAAGCCCACATTTCCGGCCAGCAAAGAGAGGATGATCGGAAAAGGAGCCATCTTCTTCCACCAAGGCGCCTACCACGCCACCCTCCGGAAGCTCGTGCTCCGAGCCTTCTCCCCCGACTCCATCAAACTAATCGTCTCCCACATCGAATCCATCGCAATCTCCTCTCTTCAGTCGTGGGAGTCCCGCCCCCTCATCACCACCTTCCATGAAATGAAGaca tatgcATTCGATGTGGCGCTGctttctatatttggaaaGGATGAGGTTTCGTGCGGCGAAGAGCTGAAGAGGTGCTACTACACGCTGGAGCGCGGCTACAACTCGCTGCCGATCAACGTGCCGGGGACGCTCTTCCACGCCGCCATGAGAGCTAGGAAGAAGCTCGCCGCGATCCTCGCCGAAGTCATCTCTCTCAGAAGAGGCAGAGAGAGCGAAGACTCCAACCTCCTAGCGTCGTTCATGAGCGACGCCGAGGGCCTCAGCGACGAGCAGATAGCGGACAATGTGATTGGAGTCATCTTCGCCGCCCGCGACACCACCGCCAGCGTCCTCACTTGGATCCTCAAATTCTTAGCCCAGAATCCCACCGTTCTTCACGCTGTTACc GAAGAGCAAGAGGCGATAATGAGGTCGGGAGAAGGCAAGGGATTGAGTTGGGACGACACGAGGAGAATGGCGGTGACGACGAGAGTGATTCAAGAGACCATGAGAGTTGCATCCATCTTATCTTTCACATTCAGGGAAGCCATTCAAGATGTGGAGTTTCAGG GATATAGAATTCCCAAAGGGTGGAAAGTGTTACCGCTTTTCAGAAACATTCACCACAGCCCAGAAAATTTCACCGACCCTGATAAATTTGACCCTTCAAGATTTGAG GTTGCACCGAAGCCAAATACATTCTTCCCATTTGGCAGTGGGGTCCATTCCTGCCCAGGGAATGAGTTGGCCAAGCTGGAGATCTTGGTGCTTGTGCACCACCTCACTACAAAATACAG ATGGTGTATGATGGGCCCACAAGACGGCATTCAGTACGGACCATTTGCACTGCCACAAAATGGTCTGCCAATAAAGATCTCTCTCAAAGAATAG
- the LOC125215413 gene encoding eukaryotic initiation factor 4A-3-like has product MSAAVAQRGGGGGGRRAMEEDDAKLVFETSKGVEPIMSFDEMGIKEELLRGIYNYGFEKPSAIQQRAVLPIISHRDVIAQAQSGTGKTSMIALTVCQIVDTKSSEVQALILSPTRELASQTEKVILAIGDYINVQAHACVGGKSVGEDIRKLEHGVQVVSGTPGRVCDMIKRRTLRTRAIKILILDESDEMLSRGFKDQIYDVYRYLPPDLQVVLISATLPNEILEITSKFMTDPVRILVKRDELTLEGIKQFFVAVEREEWKFDTLCDLYDTLTITQAVIFCNTKRKVDWLTAKMRENNFTVSSMHGDMPQKERDAIMGEFRSGQTRVLITTDVWARGLDVQQVSLVINYDLPNNRELYIHRIGRSGRFGRKGVAINFVKSDDIKILRDIEQYYSTQIDEMPMNVADLI; this is encoded by the exons ATGTCGGCTGCGGTGGCTCAaagaggcggcggcggcggggggCGGCGTGCGATGGAGGAAGACGATGCGAAGCTCGTGTTCGAGACCTCCAAAGGTGTGGAGCCAATCATGAGCTTCGACGAGATGGGAATAAAGGAGGAGCTCCTCCGCGGAATCTACAATTACGGCTTCGAGAAGCCCTCCGCTATCCAACAGCGCGCGGTCCTTCCGATTATCTCCCACCGTGACGTCATTGCTCAGGCGCAATCCGGTACTGGAAAGACTTCAATGATTGCTCTAACTGTTTGCCAGATTGTCGATACCAAATCATCGGA GGTGCAAGCATTGATTTTATCTCCCACTAGAGAGTTGGCTTCTCAAACAGAGAAAGTGATACTGGCAATTGGGGACTATATAAATGTGCAAGCTCATGCTTGTGTTGGAGGCAAAAGTGTGGGTGAGGATATAAGAAAACTAGAGCATGGGGTTCAGGTGGTGTCAGGTACTCCTGGCAGAGTTTGTGACATGATCAAAAGAAGAACTTTGCGAACTAGagcaattaaaatattgattctG GACGAGTCTGATGAAATGTTGAGCAGAGGATTTAAGGATCAGATTTATGATGTCTACAGATATCTTCCTCCTGACCTGCAG GTTGTCTTAATCTCTGCCACCCTCCCAAATGAAATATTGGAGATTACAAGTAAATTTATGACTGATCCAGTCCGCATCCTAGTAAAGCGTGATGAATTGACTCTGGAG GGTATCAAGCAATTCTTCGTTGCAGTTGAAAGAGAAGAATGGAAATTTGATACGCTATGTGATTTATATGATACACTTACCATAACCCAGGCAGTTATATTTTGCAACACAAAGCGCAAG GTTGATTGGCTGACAGCGAAAATGCGTGAGAATAACTTTACGGTCTCATCCATGCATGGAGATATGCCTCAAAAGGAGCGCGATGCGATTATGGGTGAATTCCGATCTGGCCAGACTCGTGTACTTATCACAACAGATGTTTGGGCTAGGGGATTGGATGTTCAACAG GTTTCCCTGGTGATAAATTATGATCTTCCAAACAATCGAGAGCTCTACATCCATAGGATTGGACGATCCGGTCGTTTTGGGCGAAAG GGTGTTGCCATAAACTTCGTTAAAAGCGATGACATCAAGATCCTTAGAGATATTGAGCAATATTACAGTACACAGATCGATGAAATGCCTATGAACGTCGCTGATTTGATTTAA
- the LOC125211230 gene encoding F-box/kelch-repeat protein SKIP25, whose amino-acid sequence MSNPISSTKRPKHHHEDAADHRHQPLLTGIPDHLSQICLSLVPPSTLYSVCSSWRRLIWSPSFPPFLSLYALLLPADNLHHHLSSNSLQFASFDPISAKWQPLPPPPPDWQLRFLFRHPSFISRRIPVQSVAVAGKLVVLAASNDDFLPALSQPMIFDPISGNWTLGPPLAAPRRWCAAGASRGAVYVSSGVGSQYNTDVARSVEKWDVGSLNHHQPPLRRRWTWQKLRNLKDGKFSRDAIDGVGWRGKLCMVNVSGVAAKDGIIYDIEKDSWAEMPEGMLAGWRGPAAAMDEETIYVVDESKGLLKKYDHAKDAWAHLVVDDRLKGVHHLAAAGGKVCGSAADGSTIVVVDVAAPPPARLWEVDAPPGFQVSALHILPRLSNNAT is encoded by the exons ATGAGCAATCCCATCTCCTCCACAAAAAGGCCAAAGCACCACCACGAAGATGCCGCCGACCACCGCCACCAGCCGCTACTCACCGGAATCCCCGATCACCTGAGCCAAATCTGCCTCTCTCTCGTCCCCCCTTCCACACTCTACTCCGTCTGCAGCTCATGGCGCCGCCTAATTTGGTCTCCCTCTTTTcccccttttctctctctctacgcCCTACTTCTCCCCGCCGATaacctccaccaccacctctcGTCGAATTCCCTGCAATTCGCCTCCTTCGATCCGATCTCCGCCAAATGGCAGCCGCTccccccgccgccgccggattGGCAGCTCAGATTCCTCTTCCGCCACCCCTCCTTCATCTCGCGGAGGATCCCCGTCCAatccgtcgccgtcgccggcAAGCTCGTCGTCCTCGCCGCCTCCAACGACGACTTCCTCCCCGCCCTATCGCAGCCGATGATTTTCGATCCGATCTCCGGAAATTGGACGCTCGGACCGCCGCTCGCCGCCCCCCGCCGGTGGTGCGCCGCCGGCGCTTCTCGCGGCGCCGTCTACGTCTCCAGCGGCGTCGGATCTCAATACAACACCGACGTCGCCAGATCCGTCGAGAAGTGGGATGTAGGCTCGCTAAACCACCACCAACCGCCGCTCCGCCGCCGCTGGACTTGGCAGAAGCTGCGAAATCTCAAAGACG GGAAATTCAGCCGCGACGCGATCGACGGCGTGGGATGGAGGGGGAAATTGTGCATGGTGAACGTGAGCGGCGTCGCGGCGAAGGATGGGATAATTTACGACATCGAGAAGGATTCGTGGGCGGAGATGCCGGAGGGGATGCTGGCGGGGTGGAGGGGGCCGGCGGCGGCGATGGATGAGGAAACGATCTACGTCGTCGACGAATCAAAAGGCCTCCTCAAAAAATACGATCACGCCAAAGACGCGTGGGCCCACCTGGTGGTGGATGACAGGCTTAAAGGCGTGCACCACCTCGCCGCAGCCGGCGGCAAGGTCTGCGGATCCGCCGCCGACGGCAGCACCATTGTGGTGGTGGATGTGGCGGCGCCGCCTCCTGCCCGGCTGTGGGAGGTGGATGCGCCGCCTGGATTCCAAGTCTCGGCGCTCCATATATTGCCTCGATTGAGCAACAATGCTACCTAA